The Agarilytica rhodophyticola genome has a window encoding:
- a CDS encoding PAS domain-containing hybrid sensor histidine kinase/response regulator, producing the protein MALGWIILALLYLITLFWIARWGDMGSLWAKKITSHPAIYSLAIAIYCTAWTFFGSVGEASRNTWSYLPILLGPMLLYLVGYRFILKLALVSKKQHITTIADFIASRYGKRQSVALVVTIIALLAIVPYIALQLKAIGAAFSLVSTQQQSGIIILIATVFIAVFSIYFGTKRTDVTEYRRGLMLAIAFESILKLLALLIVALVSYMWWQRENGGSIFHSFTQTKVVTGIFSFSFFAQTLMAAGAVICLPRQFHVAIIDNLSLSHIKTARWLFPLYLALIALVIPIIAVVGESLLAEQGIEPDTYVLHLAIFSDNILIEILVFLGGLSAATAMIIVATLTLSTMITNDVILPKILAKHRQDEKLSSYTRTILSIRRVVIGILLALAYLYHQQMTDSRSLASIGLIAFSLVIQLMPAIFGGLYWKKGHAQGVYAGLICGVVAWILWLLMPLQGEGLDLQIDAISYGAMLSLSINTLAYIIFSLTAPVRLIDRIQAQAFVAPKETKTNQHKKPYSTTVGDLITLLNTFLGENRCQYLVEKYQCNEKITLVDSSSPPDEFLVFCERALGGVIGASSAKALIDSALSGKKLDFEEVVNFFDDTTQAIQFNMSVLLTSIESIEQGISVIDKNLNLVAWNKRYLDIFNYPEELVSVGNSIEKLVRYNAERGECGVGDVNALVNKRIEHLRNGTAHRFIRQRSDGRMIEMVGNPLPGGGFVTSFNDITEHIEIQKALKEANIDLENRIQKSTEQVQAINAELRKENSRRAEAEKELIRARKAAEEANASKTRFLALASHDILQPLNAAKLYLSVLDEMNLSSDADNIVQKLNDSVLSSEVLIATLLDIARLDQGELKPQKESFPLSDVLLPLIGEFSINAKKKDLELRVRTQDLWVNSDRTYLYRIIQNLLSNAIKYTESGKILLTLKRQSNRALLQVRDTGIGIAEDEQKKIFGDFYRVDDSHQHGVGLGLGVVARLSKQLDTPVQVSSTSGLGSCFSIALPLSDAKIEDGESKAGSKALLNFANMKILCVDDQQENLDALNALLIKWQAQVMQATHRSDAMQCIAVQKPDMLMIDYHLGNSANGLELIQEIREYLAENIPAILLTANREDSIVKQCQVLDVNYLSKPIKPAKLRSLLQASYQSHNII; encoded by the coding sequence ATGGCATTAGGGTGGATTATTCTTGCTTTGTTATATCTTATAACATTGTTTTGGATTGCGCGGTGGGGAGATATGGGGTCTCTATGGGCAAAAAAAATCACATCCCACCCGGCTATCTATTCCCTCGCCATCGCAATTTATTGCACTGCTTGGACTTTTTTTGGATCGGTTGGTGAAGCCAGTAGAAATACATGGAGTTACTTGCCTATTTTACTTGGCCCGATGCTACTTTACTTAGTCGGGTATCGTTTTATTTTAAAGCTAGCCTTGGTGAGTAAAAAGCAACATATTACAACTATTGCGGATTTTATTGCCTCTCGTTATGGCAAGCGGCAATCGGTTGCTCTGGTTGTAACAATTATCGCCTTACTCGCCATCGTTCCGTATATCGCTTTGCAATTAAAGGCGATTGGTGCAGCTTTTTCCTTGGTATCTACTCAGCAACAATCAGGTATAATTATCTTAATTGCGACTGTATTTATTGCTGTTTTTTCTATTTATTTTGGTACTAAACGTACCGATGTTACCGAATATCGTCGAGGGCTAATGTTAGCGATTGCCTTCGAATCAATTCTTAAATTACTGGCTCTGCTTATTGTCGCGTTAGTCAGTTACATGTGGTGGCAGAGAGAGAATGGGGGTTCTATTTTCCATTCATTCACTCAAACTAAAGTCGTTACTGGCATATTTTCTTTTTCTTTTTTTGCACAAACACTTATGGCAGCAGGCGCTGTGATTTGTTTGCCTCGGCAATTTCATGTAGCTATCATTGATAATTTAAGCTTGTCCCATATCAAAACGGCACGCTGGTTGTTCCCTCTATACTTGGCCTTGATTGCTTTAGTGATTCCTATTATTGCCGTTGTTGGTGAAAGCTTATTAGCAGAACAAGGTATTGAACCTGATACCTATGTATTACACTTAGCAATATTTTCAGACAACATTCTTATTGAAATTCTTGTTTTTCTCGGTGGCTTATCTGCGGCGACAGCGATGATCATCGTGGCCACACTCACTTTGAGTACCATGATCACTAACGATGTCATCCTGCCTAAGATACTTGCTAAACATAGACAAGATGAAAAATTATCGAGTTATACCCGTACTATCTTATCTATTCGTCGAGTGGTTATAGGTATATTGCTTGCTCTTGCTTACCTTTATCATCAACAAATGACTGATAGTCGCTCACTTGCGTCTATTGGACTTATTGCATTTTCTCTTGTTATTCAATTAATGCCAGCAATATTTGGTGGTTTATATTGGAAAAAAGGGCATGCGCAAGGGGTTTATGCAGGTTTAATATGCGGTGTTGTCGCTTGGATTTTATGGCTACTTATGCCGCTTCAAGGTGAAGGTCTAGACTTGCAAATTGATGCAATCTCCTATGGTGCGATGCTGAGTTTGAGTATTAATACTTTAGCGTACATTATTTTTTCGTTAACCGCACCTGTACGTCTTATTGATCGCATTCAAGCGCAAGCATTTGTAGCTCCGAAGGAAACAAAAACCAACCAGCATAAAAAACCTTATTCCACTACTGTTGGCGATCTTATTACTTTGCTGAATACTTTTTTAGGTGAAAATCGTTGTCAATATCTGGTTGAAAAGTACCAATGCAACGAAAAAATAACCCTAGTCGATTCATCTTCACCGCCTGATGAATTTTTAGTTTTTTGCGAAAGAGCCCTCGGAGGTGTTATTGGTGCATCAAGTGCTAAAGCGTTAATCGATAGCGCCTTAAGTGGGAAAAAACTAGATTTCGAAGAAGTCGTGAATTTCTTCGACGATACCACGCAAGCTATTCAATTTAATATGAGTGTGCTGCTAACGTCAATAGAAAGTATTGAGCAGGGTATAAGTGTTATTGATAAAAACTTGAACTTAGTTGCTTGGAATAAACGCTATCTCGATATTTTCAATTATCCTGAAGAACTAGTTAGTGTAGGTAATTCTATCGAAAAATTAGTGCGTTATAATGCAGAACGCGGTGAATGTGGTGTAGGCGACGTCAATGCTTTAGTTAACAAACGAATTGAGCATTTACGCAATGGTACTGCTCATCGATTTATTCGCCAGCGCAGTGATGGTCGCATGATCGAAATGGTGGGGAACCCTTTACCTGGAGGAGGCTTTGTCACCAGTTTTAATGACATTACTGAGCATATAGAAATTCAGAAAGCACTCAAAGAAGCAAACATCGATCTTGAGAATAGAATTCAGAAAAGCACCGAACAAGTACAGGCCATTAATGCCGAGTTACGTAAGGAGAATTCGCGTCGAGCTGAGGCTGAGAAAGAACTGATCCGCGCGCGTAAAGCTGCAGAAGAAGCGAATGCAAGCAAAACGCGATTTCTGGCATTAGCAAGCCATGATATATTGCAACCTCTCAATGCCGCTAAACTGTATCTGTCAGTACTAGATGAGATGAATTTGTCTAGTGATGCCGATAATATTGTACAGAAATTGAATGACAGTGTGTTGTCCAGTGAAGTTCTGATTGCCACTTTATTGGATATCGCTCGCCTCGACCAAGGCGAATTAAAACCACAGAAAGAGTCATTCCCATTAAGCGATGTGTTGCTACCTCTGATAGGTGAATTTTCCATAAATGCGAAGAAAAAGGACTTGGAACTTCGCGTAAGAACTCAAGATCTGTGGGTAAACTCAGATCGCACCTACCTCTATCGAATTATCCAGAACTTATTGTCTAATGCCATTAAATATACCGAGAGTGGAAAGATCTTATTGACATTAAAACGCCAAAGTAATCGAGCTCTATTGCAAGTGAGAGATACAGGCATTGGCATTGCTGAAGATGAGCAAAAGAAGATATTTGGTGATTTTTATCGTGTAGATGACAGTCATCAACATGGTGTTGGCCTAGGACTGGGAGTTGTTGCAAGGTTAAGTAAACAACTAGATACACCCGTTCAAGTGTCTTCCACTTCCGGTTTAGGAAGCTGTTTTTCTATTGCTCTGCCATTATCTGATGCCAAAATAGAGGATGGAGAAAGTAAGGCCGGCAGTAAGGCTTTGCTAAATTTTGCTAACATGAAGATTCTATGTGTTGATGATCAACAGGAAAACCTCGATGCACTTAATGCTTTGTTAATAAAATGGCAAGCACAAGTGATGCAGGCAACCCACAGAAGTGACGCAATGCAGTGTATTGCGGTTCAAAAGCCTGATATGTTAATGATCGATTATCACCTTGGGAATTCGGCTAATGGTTTGGAACTTATTCAGGAAATTCGTGAGTATTTGGCTGAGAATATTCCTGCTATTTTACTTACCGCTAATCGGGAAGATAGTATTGTTAAACAATGCCAAGTATTAGATGTGAATTATTTGAGTAAGCCAATAAAACCGGCAAAGTTGAGGTCGCTTCTGCAGGCGAGTTACCAAAGTCATAATATAATTTGA
- a CDS encoding glycosyltransferase family 32 protein — MERYIRKAITLATLGRVPTSPPSKAVETRIPQTAHFVFGLWSDGSLPPHYQATLDNWEKQGWKVRLWGPQEVNELLTRYPEAKEVYEQVPRNVQRADLARYVIVLDQGGFYMDCDAGPKHFSLLNFLQKNKDVSAMYFIEEVLAQKWIDFRSTHFMREQIPEKHQQKICNYMFGSEAGNPVTKAILDEALRRCRMFAGKEIDDLGVLTTTGPEVTTDVVQAHRDQVLVRHNSYFCDHGRTGTWRDEV; from the coding sequence ATGGAAAGATACATACGAAAAGCAATTACTTTGGCTACTTTAGGACGTGTACCTACAAGTCCACCAAGTAAGGCCGTTGAAACGCGAATACCACAAACTGCACATTTTGTTTTTGGTTTGTGGAGTGATGGTTCACTACCACCTCATTATCAAGCAACTTTGGATAACTGGGAAAAGCAAGGTTGGAAGGTTCGCCTATGGGGGCCACAAGAGGTGAATGAGCTGTTAACTCGTTATCCAGAAGCGAAAGAGGTTTACGAGCAGGTGCCCCGCAATGTTCAGCGAGCAGATCTTGCGCGCTATGTCATTGTTTTAGACCAAGGTGGTTTCTATATGGACTGCGATGCCGGGCCAAAACATTTTTCCTTGTTAAATTTTTTACAAAAAAACAAAGATGTTTCAGCTATGTACTTCATTGAAGAAGTGCTTGCTCAAAAATGGATAGATTTTCGCAGCACGCATTTTATGAGGGAGCAGATTCCTGAAAAACATCAGCAAAAAATATGTAATTATATGTTCGGCTCAGAAGCTGGAAATCCAGTCACTAAAGCGATACTCGATGAAGCACTGCGACGCTGTAGAATGTTTGCCGGAAAAGAAATTGACGATCTTGGTGTGTTGACAACAACGGGACCAGAAGTCACTACCGATGTTGTGCAAGCTCATCGTGATCAAGTTCTAGTTCGTCACAATAGCTATTTTTGTGATCATGGTCGTACCGGCACCTGGCGAGACGAAGTATAA
- a CDS encoding DUF4212 domain-containing protein has product MAFKSEEDKKAYWRDNISLVIKLLIVWFVVSFCCGILFVDELNSIRFFGFKLGFWFAQQGAIYVFVALIFIYVRKMNQIDKRYGVDEE; this is encoded by the coding sequence ATGGCCTTTAAGTCAGAAGAAGATAAAAAAGCATACTGGCGAGACAACATCTCGCTCGTAATTAAATTACTTATTGTTTGGTTTGTTGTTTCTTTTTGTTGCGGCATTCTTTTTGTAGACGAGCTTAACAGCATTCGCTTCTTTGGATTCAAGCTGGGTTTCTGGTTTGCACAACAGGGAGCCATTTATGTCTTTGTCGCGCTCATTTTTATTTACGTGCGAAAAATGAATCAGATAGATAAACGCTATGGCGTAGATGAAGAGTAG
- a CDS encoding sodium:solute symporter family protein, translated as MDIQILTFIIIGISFALYIGIAIWARAGSTKEFYVAGGGVHPVANGMATAADWMSAASFISMAGLISFMGYDGAVYLLGWTGGYVLLALCLAPYLRKFGKFTVPDFIGDRYYSQTARTVAVICAIFVSFTYVAGQMRGVGVVFSRFLEVDITVGVIIGMGIVFFYSVLGGMKGITYTQVAQYCVLIFAYLVPAIFISILMTGHVFPQIGFGSTMADGSGVYLLDKLDGLSTELGFNEYTSGTKATIDVFCITAALMVGTAGLPHVIVRFFTVPKVRDARRSAGWALLFIAILYTTAPSLASFARVNMIETINGVEQTGTNYEEAPSWIVNWEKTGLIKWEDKNNDGKMFYSGDDRNEMKVDRDIMVLANPEIANLPAWVIALVAAGGIAAALSTSAGLLLVISTSVSHDLLKRNFMPNITDRQELTFARIAAATGICVAGYLGINPPGFVAQVVAFAFGLAASSFFPAIIMGIFFRRMNNIGAVAGMLSGIVFTGAYIIYFKFINPAANVSDNWLLGISPEGIGTVGMVLNFIVAIIVHKFTEDSPAHIQELVESIRYPKGASAAQEH; from the coding sequence ATGGATATTCAAATATTAACATTTATTATTATCGGTATTTCTTTTGCACTTTATATAGGTATAGCCATATGGGCGCGCGCAGGATCAACAAAGGAATTTTATGTTGCTGGTGGAGGCGTCCACCCTGTTGCAAATGGTATGGCCACAGCAGCTGATTGGATGTCTGCAGCTTCGTTTATTTCTATGGCAGGTCTGATTTCTTTCATGGGATATGATGGCGCTGTCTATTTACTCGGCTGGACCGGGGGTTATGTATTATTAGCTCTATGTCTTGCGCCTTACTTACGTAAATTCGGTAAATTTACCGTACCCGATTTCATTGGCGATCGTTACTATTCACAAACTGCACGTACCGTTGCCGTTATTTGTGCTATTTTCGTTTCTTTCACCTATGTCGCCGGGCAAATGCGTGGCGTTGGCGTTGTATTTAGTCGGTTTTTGGAAGTCGATATCACCGTGGGAGTTATTATTGGCATGGGGATAGTCTTTTTCTACTCTGTCCTCGGTGGAATGAAAGGTATTACTTATACTCAAGTCGCTCAATATTGCGTTCTAATTTTTGCTTATCTAGTGCCCGCCATTTTTATATCTATTTTAATGACTGGCCATGTTTTTCCGCAAATTGGATTTGGTAGCACTATGGCTGATGGCTCAGGGGTTTATTTGCTAGATAAATTGGATGGGTTATCGACCGAGCTTGGATTTAATGAATATACGTCCGGAACAAAGGCAACCATTGATGTATTTTGTATCACCGCGGCACTCATGGTAGGTACAGCGGGCTTACCTCACGTTATCGTGCGTTTTTTTACTGTACCTAAAGTACGAGACGCACGCCGTAGCGCAGGTTGGGCATTATTGTTTATCGCTATTTTATATACCACCGCGCCGTCTTTGGCTTCCTTCGCCAGAGTGAATATGATCGAAACTATTAATGGCGTAGAGCAAACAGGGACAAACTATGAAGAAGCGCCTAGTTGGATTGTTAACTGGGAAAAAACGGGGCTTATCAAATGGGAAGATAAAAACAATGACGGTAAAATGTTTTATTCTGGCGATGATAGAAATGAAATGAAAGTGGATCGGGATATTATGGTATTAGCGAATCCAGAAATCGCCAACTTGCCAGCATGGGTTATAGCACTCGTTGCCGCAGGTGGGATCGCTGCTGCGCTGTCCACATCTGCAGGTTTGTTGTTGGTAATTTCAACATCTGTTTCCCATGATTTACTGAAGCGAAATTTTATGCCTAATATTACCGATAGGCAGGAGCTTACTTTTGCTCGTATTGCAGCTGCGACAGGTATTTGTGTCGCAGGCTACTTAGGTATTAATCCACCGGGTTTTGTTGCCCAAGTGGTAGCATTTGCATTCGGACTCGCAGCGTCTTCATTTTTCCCGGCTATTATTATGGGAATATTTTTCAGGCGCATGAATAATATCGGCGCTGTGGCTGGAATGCTTAGTGGCATTGTATTTACTGGAGCCTATATTATTTACTTTAAATTTATAAATCCTGCTGCAAATGTTTCAGATAACTGGCTATTAGGTATTTCACCAGAAGGTATTGGCACTGTTGGTATGGTATTGAATTTTATTGTTGCCATCATAGTACATAAGTTTACCGAGGACTCACCTGCACATATCCAAGAACTAGTAGAGAGTATACGCTACCCTAAAGGAGCAAGTGCAGCTCAAGAACATTAG
- a CDS encoding DUF1223 domain-containing protein: MKFYITFLFTLLTASATFAEPESATKSFNSGEKQVQLIELFTSEGCSSCPPADRWMSSLTQKEELWSRYVPIAFHVDYWNYLGWKDPFSSSSFSQRQRKYQRYGNINSVYTPGFVVAGKEWRSWFGLRRELPEQRSYTPGNLKLTVNGDRYHASFKSNIGDQVLSLHVALLGMDISTDVPRGENAGKKLNHDFVALSLDSNNSKSNIWQGQLPKAPKNAGDVAVAAWVTTINNPTPIQAVGGFLP; this comes from the coding sequence ATGAAGTTCTACATCACATTTTTGTTTACATTATTAACAGCATCAGCAACATTTGCCGAGCCTGAAAGCGCCACTAAAAGCTTTAACAGTGGCGAGAAACAGGTGCAGCTTATTGAATTATTCACATCCGAAGGCTGCAGTAGCTGTCCTCCTGCCGATAGGTGGATGTCTTCTCTTACTCAAAAAGAGGAGTTGTGGTCACGCTATGTTCCTATTGCCTTTCATGTGGATTACTGGAACTATCTGGGCTGGAAAGATCCGTTCTCCTCTTCAAGTTTTAGTCAACGACAACGAAAATATCAACGATATGGCAATATCAATTCTGTCTACACACCAGGTTTTGTGGTAGCAGGCAAAGAATGGCGAAGCTGGTTTGGGCTTAGAAGAGAGTTACCTGAGCAACGCAGTTATACGCCTGGAAATTTAAAACTAACTGTCAATGGTGACCGTTATCACGCTAGTTTTAAAAGTAATATTGGCGATCAAGTATTAAGTTTGCATGTCGCATTGCTGGGAATGGATATTAGCACCGATGTTCCTCGCGGTGAAAATGCAGGCAAAAAGCTCAATCACGATTTTGTCGCATTATCGCTAGACAGTAATAATTCTAAGTCCAACATCTGGCAAGGACAATTGCCTAAAGCACCTAAAAATGCTGGAGATGTTGCGGTAGCAGCATGGGTAACCACGATTAATAATCCAACACCGATACAAGCTGTTGGTGGTTTTTTGCCATAA